A window from Solanum stenotomum isolate F172 chromosome 7, ASM1918654v1, whole genome shotgun sequence encodes these proteins:
- the LOC125870398 gene encoding non-functional pseudokinase ZED1-like — translation MNINLGKKLPSFLQKNENKKEEKEKYQNYLTNGSSLLEEQLSFCKNGHHKVPLRSFTAEEIINSTNGFQENVGHYLYKGNFNEKKVLVKKYDRKKNMKRQHDHVIRDIVISSEMSYHKNVLKIIGYCLEFERVALIYEYSQFDYLFNCIQFLTWEKRMKIAIDIASVILYLHIEFPRPIIHRNLTSHNVILDQNGVVKLYNFECCIPLPIGKVQVQDDLIGTIGYLDPEYVWSSKVTLKSDVFSFGLFLLVLLSGREIKVNHEGKYYSEDYGLISLENYAKICVKNNKLKDNFIDSKILQDEQKKLKGFLNLALRCAQKIGENRPNMIDVAKELQRIKKGEMQELLPTMECLIDWN, via the coding sequence ATGAATATTAATCTAGGCAAAAAacttccttcttttcttcaaaaaaatgaaaacaaaaaagaagaaaaagaaaaatatcaaaattaccTCACAAATGGAAGTTCATTACTAGAAGAACAACTTTCATTTTGCAAAAATGGCCACCATAAAGTCCCCCTAAGAAGTTTCACTGCAgaagaaatcatcaattcaacAAATGGATTTCAAGAAAATGTTGGCCATTACTTATACAAAGGtaatttcaatgaaaaaaaagtTCTAGTAAAAAAATACGATAGAAAAAAGAACATGAAACGTCAGCACGATCATGTCATACGTGACATAGTAATATCTAGCGAAATGAGTTACCATAAAAATGTCCTTAAAATTATAGGATATTGTTTAGAGTTTGAAAGGGTAGctttaatttatgaatattCACAATTTGattatcttttcaattgtattcAATTTTTGACATGggaaaaaagaatgaaaattgcTATAGATATTGCAAGTGTGATTCTATATCTTCATATTGAATTTCCAAGACCAATTATTCATAGGAATTTAACTTCACATAATGTGATTTTGGACCAAAATGGGGTTGTAAAATTGTATAATTTTGAATGTTGTATACCACTTCCAATTGGTAAAGTACAAGTTCAAGATGACTTAATAGGGACAATTGGTTATTTAGATCCTGAGTATGTGTGGTCGAGTAAAGTTACATTAAAATCAGATGTTTTTAGTTTTGGCTTATTTTTACTTGTGTTGTTGAGTGGGAGAGAAATTAAGGTAAATCATGAGGGAAAATATTATAGTGAAGATTATGGTTTGATTTCTTTGGAGAATTATGCAAAAATAtgtgttaaaaataataaattgaaggATAATTTTATTGATTCCAAGATTTTGCAAGATGAACAAAAGAAGTTgaagggatttttgaatttggCTTTGAGATGTGCTcaaaaaattggagaaaataGGCCAAATATGATTGATGTTGCTAAAGAGCTTCAAAGAATCAAGAAGGGTGAGATGCAAGAATTATTACCTACAATGGAATGTCTAATTGATtggaattga